The sequence GGCGAGGGCGAGGCTGAGCGCCGACAGGCCGTCCCACTGCCCCTGGAGGAGCAGGCGCAGGCTCCCCAGCCCGACCAGCGCGCCGAGACCGGCCGCGGCCCGGAGCAGCGCCCCGGCCCGAGCCGGCCAGGGGGCGGCTCGCACCGCGACCGCCACCGCGGCGGCGAGCAGGGCGAGCTGCAGCAGCGACCAGACCCGGTAGGCGGTGGCGAGGTCGAGGCCGGCGAGCGGCGCCGCCAGCACGGCGGTGGTCGGCGGGGTGATGAAGGGGAGGTCCGGCCGCTGCCCCGGAGCCAGCGACCCGGCGGGGAACAGGGCGGTGTGCCGGGCGGTCTCGAGCCCCTGGTCGTAGAGCCGCGACCCCTGGCCGTCACCCCACAGCTGCGCGGCCACCCAGGTCGCGGAGTAGTCGCTGTCGGCCCGCTGCAGGGCGGTGACGTGCGACCACATCGAGAGGTAGACGCCGAGCAGCGCCACCGCCAGGCCGCAGACGAGCAGGGTGAGACGGCGGCCGCGAGGTGAGGTGGCGCGCATCCTCACGACCCTACCCTCCCGCGGGCCGCGGTCCCGCCGCCGCGACCCGCTCTCGACGGATGCGTCACCGGCAATACTGGTGACGAGTCACACCAGTGGGGAGGCAGGCCGTGCAGTCGCACCATCTCATCGGCTGGCTGGTCATCGGGCTGATCGCGGGCGCGCTCGCCGGGCGGCTCGTCGAGGGCCACGGGCTCGGCTGTCTCGCCAACGTCGTGGTGGGGATCGCCGGGGCGGTGATCGGTGGGGCGATCCTCGACCAGATCGACCCCAACGCCCGATACGGTCTCCTCGGCTCGATCGTCGTCGCCTTCATCGGGGCCTGCCTGCTGCTCGCCGTGCTGCGGCTGCTCAGCGGCGGCAGGCCGCTCGGAGGCGGCCGCTCCGGGCCCTCGATCCGCTGAGGCGGCGGCCGGCGACCGCCTCCCTATACTCGCCTGCGACCAGCTCTGCACAGGGTGATCACATGCTCCAGAAGATCGACCACATCGGCGTTGCCGTCCCCGACATCGAGGCGGCCATCGAGGCCTACACCCAGCTCTTCGGCGTCGGACCGTCGCACCGCGAGGTGGTGGAGTCCGACGGCGTCGAGACGGTGATGTTCGAGGTCGGCGAGTCGCGGATCGAGCTGCTCGGCGCCACCGGGCCGGACTCGAAGATCGCCGGCTTCCTCGCCAAGCGCGGCGGTGGCATCCATCACGTCGCCTACGGTGTCGAGGACGTCCAGGGCTCCCTGGACACTCTCGCCGCCCAGGGCATGCAGCTGCTCGACACCCGGCCGCGCAGGGGCGCGGGCGGCAAGCTGGTCGGCTTCGTCCACCCCAAGGCGGTGAGCGGCGTGCTCACCGAGCTCTGCCAGGACGACCCGGCTGCGGCCGGACACGAGGGGTGACCCCGGGCAGCGACGCCGGGGCCGAGCGGGAGACCGAGAGCGGCCTGCCCCTGGAGCCCTTCTACCGTGCGGGACTCCCGGAGCCGGCGCCCCCAGGCGAGTTCCCCTACGGCCGCGGGGTGCGCGCCGACGGCTACCGCTCGCGGCTGTGGACGATGCGGCAGTACGCCGGCTTCGGCAGCGCCGAGCAGACCAACCAGCGCTTCCACTACCTGCTCCGCGCCGGCCAGACCGGGCTGAGCACCGCCTTCGACCTGCCCACCCAGATGGGCTACGACAGCGACGACCCGATGGCCCGTGGCGAGGTGGGCAAGGTGGGGGTGGCGATCGACTCGCTCGCCGACATGGAGACCCTGGTCCACGGCATCCCCCAGGACCGGGTCACCACCTCGATGACCATCAACGCGCCGGCGTCGATCCTGCTGCTGCTCTACGAGCTCGCCGCCGAGCGCCAGGGCATCGCAGCGGACAGGCTCGGCGGCACCATCCAGAACGACATCCTCAAGGAGTACGCCGCCCGCGGGACGTTCATCTTCCCGCCGCGGCCGTCGATGCGGCTGGTCACCGACACCTTCGCCTACTGCGCGCAGCGGCTGCCCCGCTGGAACACGATCAGCATCAGCGGCTATCACATGCGCGAGGCGGGGGCGACCGCGCCCCAGGAGATCGCCTTCACCCTCGCAAACGGCATCGCGTACGTCCAGGCGGCGGTCGACGCCGGCCTCGACGTCGACGCCTTCGCGCCCCGGCTCTCCTTCTTCTTCAACGTGAGCAACGACTTCTTCGAGGAGGTGGCGAAGTTCCGGGCGGCGCGCTCGCTGTGGGCGGAGATCATGCGCGACCGCTTCGGCGCCCGCGACCCGCGCAGCACCGCGCTGCGCTTCCACGCCCAGACCAGCGGCGCGACGCTCACGGCCCAGCAGCCGCTGAACAACGTGGTGCGGGTGGCGGTGCAGGCGCTGGCCGCGGTCTGCGGCGGCACCCAGTCGCTGCACA is a genomic window of Candidatus Dormiibacterota bacterium containing:
- a CDS encoding glycosyltransferase 87 family protein, yielding MRATSPRGRRLTLLVCGLAVALLGVYLSMWSHVTALQRADSDYSATWVAAQLWGDGQGSRLYDQGLETARHTALFPAGSLAPGQRPDLPFITPPTTAVLAAPLAGLDLATAYRVWSLLQLALLAAAVAVAVRAAPWPARAGALLRAAAGLGALVGLGSLRLLLQGQWDGLSALSLALAYAAWRRGHTGRAGALLMGGALLAKPHLAVGLAVWLLARRDRRGLAGAAAAAAAVAGASLLLAGPAASAAWLQALTMSAGHTGVASLVGLTGLLGSWIPGHGPAHEATAQVLAVAP
- a CDS encoding GlsB/YeaQ/YmgE family stress response membrane protein, with the protein product MQSHHLIGWLVIGLIAGALAGRLVEGHGLGCLANVVVGIAGAVIGGAILDQIDPNARYGLLGSIVVAFIGACLLLAVLRLLSGGRPLGGGRSGPSIR
- the mce gene encoding methylmalonyl-CoA epimerase encodes the protein MLQKIDHIGVAVPDIEAAIEAYTQLFGVGPSHREVVESDGVETVMFEVGESRIELLGATGPDSKIAGFLAKRGGGIHHVAYGVEDVQGSLDTLAAQGMQLLDTRPRRGAGGKLVGFVHPKAVSGVLTELCQDDPAAAGHEG
- a CDS encoding methylmalonyl-CoA mutase family protein, with product MTPGSDAGAERETESGLPLEPFYRAGLPEPAPPGEFPYGRGVRADGYRSRLWTMRQYAGFGSAEQTNQRFHYLLRAGQTGLSTAFDLPTQMGYDSDDPMARGEVGKVGVAIDSLADMETLVHGIPQDRVTTSMTINAPASILLLLYELAAERQGIAADRLGGTIQNDILKEYAARGTFIFPPRPSMRLVTDTFAYCAQRLPRWNTISISGYHMREAGATAPQEIAFTLANGIAYVQAAVDAGLDVDAFAPRLSFFFNVSNDFFEEVAKFRAARSLWAEIMRDRFGARDPRSTALRFHAQTSGATLTAQQPLNNVVRVAVQALAAVCGGTQSLHTNSYDEALALPTEQAAEIALRTQQLIAHEAGAANVADPLGGSYLVESLTGGLIEAARELMDRVDELGGAVAAIEENFYQRHIQDAAYRHQRLVESGDRVIVGVNRFTETGQREVEILRVGAELEAEQVRRLREVRAGRDQAVVDRALEVLRDEAEGTGNLLPPMREALAAYATVGEVAGTLRGVFGIHRPTAVF